The proteins below come from a single Pseudomonadales bacterium genomic window:
- the lpxD gene encoding UDP-3-O-(3-hydroxymyristoyl)glucosamine N-acyltransferase has product MSFSLAFIAEHLGLEVFLPPGSAAAEDIEIIQIAALHDAKPQSISFLSDQKRLPELSSTAASAVIISAQQQSQCPIPALISNNPYLSYAQLTELFLPNHPATAGIHPTAVVADSAQVASSASIGPHVTIAADAVVAENCEIGAGSYIGHSSHVGANTVLAANVTLYSDVQIGQHVTIHSGTVIGAQGFGFAPTGKTGADQQAWQKIHQLGGVVIADFVDIGANTCIDCGTLSPTIIEQGVIIDNQVHIAHNCIIGRYTAIAGATSFAGSTVVGEHCIIAGACAIAGHIEIAAGTQIMGMSKVTGSIKQPGSYSSGTGSMPTSQWRKSAVRFTQLDQMEKRIKQLEKQIQQLSTDRND; this is encoded by the coding sequence TTTGGGTCTGGAGGTTTTTTTACCGCCAGGCTCTGCTGCGGCAGAAGATATTGAGATTATACAAATTGCTGCGCTGCACGACGCGAAGCCTCAAAGTATCAGTTTTTTATCTGATCAGAAACGTTTGCCTGAGTTATCCAGTACCGCTGCCAGTGCGGTGATTATCAGTGCACAACAGCAATCGCAGTGCCCGATTCCAGCACTGATTTCAAACAACCCTTACCTTAGCTATGCTCAGCTAACCGAGTTGTTTTTACCGAATCACCCAGCGACTGCAGGCATCCATCCTACTGCCGTTGTGGCAGATTCAGCGCAGGTGGCATCATCTGCCTCCATTGGCCCGCATGTGACAATAGCAGCGGATGCCGTGGTGGCAGAAAATTGTGAAATTGGCGCGGGTAGCTATATTGGACATTCTAGTCACGTCGGCGCTAATACCGTGCTGGCTGCCAATGTAACACTGTATAGTGATGTGCAGATTGGTCAGCACGTAACTATTCATAGCGGTACTGTGATTGGTGCTCAGGGTTTTGGTTTTGCTCCAACCGGTAAAACCGGCGCCGATCAGCAGGCATGGCAAAAGATTCATCAGCTTGGCGGCGTGGTGATTGCCGATTTTGTTGATATTGGCGCCAATACCTGTATCGACTGCGGCACCTTATCGCCTACTATTATTGAGCAGGGCGTGATTATTGATAATCAAGTTCATATTGCGCATAACTGTATTATTGGTCGTTATACCGCTATTGCCGGCGCCACTTCATTTGCCGGCAGTACTGTGGTTGGAGAACATTGCATTATTGCCGGTGCCTGCGCCATCGCTGGCCATATTGAGATTGCTGCCGGTACGCAAATTATGGGCATGAGTAAGGTTACGGGTTCAATAAAGCAGCCAGGTTCCTATTCCTCAGGTACCGGCAGCATGCCGACATCACAGTGGCGTAAATCAGCCGTGCGTTTTACTCAGCTTGATCAAATGGAAAAGCGCATCAAGCAACTTGAAAAACAAATACAGCAGTTATCAACTGACAGAAACGATTAA